The Magnolia sinica isolate HGM2019 chromosome 9, MsV1, whole genome shotgun sequence genome contains a region encoding:
- the LOC131255888 gene encoding uncharacterized protein LOC131255888, producing MVAKSIAPTARDLPPEVFGTETPPEKPRGRVLPSRCSADGDAGDWTLSSIMQKLSKGDELESSHDRCNACTEFYVQKGIGYLIDEDSIEEYEKVAKEKRKEKLEQQEGVELNFLSKLGHVQKIEILNGIADMKNELRCNQMHS from the exons ATGGTAGCGAAATCCATTGCTCCGACTGCAAGAGACCTCCCGCCGGAGGTCTTTGGGACAGAGACTCCGCCGGAAAAGCCCCGGGGTCGGGTTCTCCCATCCAGATGTTCAGCAGATGGCGATGCTGGAGATTGGACCCTCTCGAGCATAATGCAAAAACTATCCAAGGGAGATGAACTTGAAAGCTCGCATGATCG GTGTAATGCTTGCACAGAATTCTATGTCCAAAAGGGCATTGGCTATCTAATTGATGAGGACTCAATTGAGGAATATGAAAAGGTGGcaaaggaaaagaggaaggagaaattgGAGCAACAGGAAGGAGTGGAGTTAAATTTTCTCAGCAAACTTGGTCATGTCCAAAAGATTGAGATTCTGAATGGCATTGCTGACATGAAGAATGAGCTCAG gtGCAATCAAATGCACAGCTAG